GCCCGATTCGATCGTCATCGTCGTGTCCAATCCGCTTGACGCGATGGTGTACACCGCGTGGAAAACGACGGGCTTTCCGACCAAGCGCATCGTCGGCCAGGCAGGCTGCCTCGACGTGGCGCGCTTCCGCACGTTCCTCGCGATGGAGACGGGCTTCAGCGTCGAGGACATCAACGCCCTGCTGCTGGGCGGGCACGGCGACGACATGGTGCCCCTGCCGCGCTACACGAACATCGCGGGCATCCCCATCACGCAGTTCATCAGCGAGGCCAAGCTCAACGAGATCACCGAGCGGGCCAAGGTCGGCGGCGGCGAGATCGTCAAGCTCATGGGCACCAGCGCCTACTACGCACCGGCCAGCGGCGTCATTCAGATGGTCGAAGCGATCGTCAAGGACAAGAAGCGCATCCTGCCGTGCGCCGGCTACTGCGACAAGGAGTACCGCGTGGGCGGCTACTTCGTCGGCGTGCCGTGCGTGCTGGGCGCTGCCGGAGTCGAGCGCATTATCGAGATCGACCTGAACGAAGGCGAGAAGAAGCTCATGGCTGAGTCGATCAGCCACGTGAAAGACCTCGTCAAGGTCGTGCGCGAGATGTTCCCGGAACTGGCGTGAGCGCCGAAGGCCGCTGAATTTCAGGGCTCGTACTGCTGCAGCGCGACCATGTAGGTGGCGGTGATCAGATCCGCAGGATCGATGTCGATCTGCCCGGCGTGGCCGTCGTAGAAGAGCATCGAGTGCCGATCCACCGTGCCGTGATGCGGGATCGAATTGGTGCGGTGAAACCACAACGCCCACTCGGCCGAGTCATCCATGACCGACACGTAGCGGCTCGCGTCGTTGAGAATGAGCGAGCGCACGCGCCGGCGGGCGCTCTCGGGCGATGGATCGAGCGCCCAGAACACGTTGAACGAGTAACTCGTGCCGGCCGAGTCGTAGGCGCTCAGGCCGAAGCGGGCTTCGGTGGCGTAGAAGGCTTCCTGGTAGTTGAAGCTCTTGTCCGACGGGCAGGCGAAGAGCGGCAGCTCGATGGCGTCGATGACGGGATCAGGCTCGATCGGGCTGCCGAGGTTGACGCCCGACTGCACGTAGCGGTTGAGCGGCCGCTCGTAGGGCTTGGGCGCGGCGAGGAGGCCGCCGCGGAGCAGGCTGTTCTCCTCGGCCCACTTGCCGCCGAAGGTCAAGCCGCGGTAGGTCGGCCCCAGCGGCTCGCCCACCGGCAGGCCCTCGTTGAACTCGTCGAGATAGAGGCCGACGCCGATGGCGATCTGGCGGAGGTTGCTGATGCACGCGGTGGTGCGGGCCGCCTCGCGGGCGCGCGACAGCGCCGGCAGGAGCAGGCCGATGAGAAACGTGATGATGGAGATGACGACGAGCAACTCAATGAGAGTGAAACCACGTCGCCCGCTGCCTCCAGCGGTCATGCACTTCCCTTCCTGGACCAGGCCGGGCGCGGCCTGAGCCCACGGCCCCCGGGCGTGCTGTTCATTGCGCAGATCATAGGCGAGGGCAGCCCGGTCGCGTCCGGACAAGCCGCGCCGGCCGCCTCCACCGCTATCATCGACCTCCCCCGAACGCCGGATACTCCCACACCCGCGAGCCAGGATGACGCAAGCCCACAGTTCACAAACCATTGCAGGATATCGGCCCTCAATCGGCGTCCTGATCAGCGGCTCGGGCCGGTCGCTCGAGAACCTCGCCCAGCGCATCCGCGAGGGACGGCTGGAGTGCGAGATCGCACTGGTCATCTCGTCGAGCCCGAAGGCGGGCGGCATCAGCCGGGCGCGGCGATTCAATCTGCCGTTTGTCATCATCGATCGATCCGTCTATGCGGATGATGCAACGTTTTCGCGGGCGGTCTTCGACGCATTGCGGCGGGTCGGCGTGGACCTCGTCGTCATGGCCGGATTCCTCAAACTGCTCGTCATCCCTGACGATTTCGCCGGGCGCGTGATCAACATCCATCCAGCCCTGCTGCCCCGCCACGGCGGCAAGGGGATGTACGGCCAGCGCGTGCACGAAGCCGTCCTGCAGTGCGGCGACACCGAGTCGGGCTGCACCGTGCACTTCGCCGACAATGAGTACGATCACGGGCCGATCATCCTGTGCAAATCATGTCCCGTGCAGCCGGGCGATACGGCGGCGACGCTCGGGGCCCGGGTGTT
This sequence is a window from Phycisphaerales bacterium. Protein-coding genes within it:
- the purN gene encoding phosphoribosylglycinamide formyltransferase translates to MTQAHSSQTIAGYRPSIGVLISGSGRSLENLAQRIREGRLECEIALVISSSPKAGGISRARRFNLPFVIIDRSVYADDATFSRAVFDALRRVGVDLVVMAGFLKLLVIPDDFAGRVINIHPALLPRHGGKGMYGQRVHEAVLQCGDTESGCTVHFADNEYDHGPIILCKSCPVQPGDTAATLGARVFELELQALPEAIAKVLAQRAAQQDGPH
- the mdh gene encoding malate dehydrogenase, encoding MPARAKISIIGGGNVGASCALWAASKELGDIVVLDIPQAENLVKGKMLDLAQCSPIERFDCNIVGTADYKDIANSDVVVVTAGLPRKPGMSRDDLIQTNVKIVKSVSENIREYAPDSIVIVVSNPLDAMVYTAWKTTGFPTKRIVGQAGCLDVARFRTFLAMETGFSVEDINALLLGGHGDDMVPLPRYTNIAGIPITQFISEAKLNEITERAKVGGGEIVKLMGTSAYYAPASGVIQMVEAIVKDKKRILPCAGYCDKEYRVGGYFVGVPCVLGAAGVERIIEIDLNEGEKKLMAESISHVKDLVKVVREMFPELA
- a CDS encoding DUF1559 domain-containing protein, producing MTAGGSGRRGFTLIELLVVISIITFLIGLLLPALSRAREAARTTACISNLRQIAIGVGLYLDEFNEGLPVGEPLGPTYRGLTFGGKWAEENSLLRGGLLAAPKPYERPLNRYVQSGVNLGSPIEPDPVIDAIELPLFACPSDKSFNYQEAFYATEARFGLSAYDSAGTSYSFNVFWALDPSPESARRRVRSLILNDASRYVSVMDDSAEWALWFHRTNSIPHHGTVDRHSMLFYDGHAGQIDIDPADLITATYMVALQQYEP